GAACAGTCCGTCCTCGTGCGCCACCACCACTCGGCCGGTCTTACGGACCGACCGGGCCACGCTCTCGAAGTCGAGCGGCTGGAGCGTGCGCAAATCGAGGATCTCGGTCTCGATCCCCTCCTCGGCCAGCTCCTGCGCGGCGAGGAAGCTGCGCTGCACCAGTGCGCCGTAGGTGACCAGGGTGACGTCGTCGCCCGGGCGCACCACACGCGCACGACCGAACGGCAGCGTGTAGTCGGGGCCCGGATACGGACCCTTGGCGTAGGGCTGGCGATAGAGATGCTTGTGCTCGAGGAACAACACCGGGTCCTCGCAGCGCAGCGCGGTGCGGAGGAGGCCGTTGGCGTCGGTGGCGTGGCTCGGCAGCACCACCCGCAGCCCCGGACAATGCGCGAAGATGCTCTCGCCGCACTGGCTGTGGTAGGGCGCGCCCCCGCGCAGGTAGCCGCCGTAGGCGGTGCGGATGATCACCGGGCACGAGAACATGTTGTTCGAGCGATAGCGCATGAATCCCAGCTCGTTTCGAATCTGCATCATCGCCGGCCAGATGTAGTCGAAGAACTGAATCTCAACTACCGGCTTCAATCCGCGCGTCGCCATACCCGTCGCGCGGCCAACAATCGCAGCCTCCGCCAGCGGAGAATTAAACACGCGGTCGTTACCGAACTCGCACTGCAAGCCAAAGGTGAGCTTGAAAACTCCGCCCTTGCCTTTGACTAACTTCTGTCGCAGATACTCTTCTCTACTGCAGTCGGCCACGTCCTCGCCGAAGATCACGATCCGCTCGTCGCGCTTCATCTCGTCGCGGAGCGTGGCGTTGATCAGGTCGGCCATGGTTTTGGTCGTCGGCTTCTTCGCATCAGCGGAGGGTTCAACTACCGCGGGCTGCGTATCAAAGGAAGATGAAGTCGGATCAACATCCGGCGAATACAGGAAATGCAACACCGACTCAGGCGCCGGCGGTAACGCTTCTAACGCACGATCGACCGCAGCCTGGAGCTCTGCGTCCACTTCTTTTTCCAGCTGATTAATACCTTTGTCGTCGAGGATACCTTCGCGCAGCAAGTACATTTGCGTCCGCGTGACGGGGTCACGTTGCGCATCGCGTTCCCGCTCCGACTCGGGACGATAGAGACGTTCATCATCGGACAACGAGTGCGAGTACGGACGAATGACGTGCGCATGCACAAACGCCGGGCCCAGCCCTTCGCGGCAATATTTTGCGGCGCGCTGGAAGGCCGCGTAACTGGCCATGGGAT
Above is a genomic segment from Candidatus Sulfotelmatobacter sp. containing:
- a CDS encoding dehydrogenase E1 component subunit alpha/beta, yielding YPSLHIVTQSSPTGSQILQAVGCAEGGRYLSRRTKAAEVPSGVTDYRQFKNVNSQRDEITYVSLGDGTSSEGEFWEALNAAALGKLPVIFCVEDNGYAISVPVEVQTAGGSISRLVSGFPNFHFEEVDGTDPMASYAAFQRAAKYCREGLGPAFVHAHVIRPYSHSLSDDERLYRPESERERDAQRDPVTRTQMYLLREGILDDKGINQLEKEVDAELQAAVDRALEALPPAPESVLHFLYSPDVDPTSSSFDTQPAVVEPSADAKKPTTKTMADLINATLRDEMKRDERIVIFGEDVADCSREEYLRQKLVKGKGGVFKLTFGLQCEFGNDRVFNSPLAEAAIVGRATGMATRGLKPVVEIQFFDYIWPAMMQIRNELGFMRYRSNNMFSCPVIIRTAYGGYLRGGAPYHSQCGESIFAHCPGLRVVLPSHATDANGLLRTALRCEDPVLFLEHKHLYRQPYAKGPYPGPDYTLPFGRARVVRPGDDVTLVTYGALVQRSFLAAQELAEEGIETEILDLRTLQPLDFESVARSVRKTGRVVVAHEDGLFCGFGAEVAARIADQCFMDLDAPVRRIGAQDLPVAYAPQLEDVILPQKDTVARAIRELAAF